ACATACGCCTATAAGGAAAGATGCTTTTGATAAATCGCCACAGGAAAAAATAGAAAAGATTACTGAGCTTTTCGGGGAGATTATGGAAACACTGGGACTGGATATGACGGATGATTCCCTGAAAGATTCTCCAAAGCGTGTTGCCAAAATGTATGTCAATGAAATTTTCGGAGGACTTCTTCCGGAAAACAAACCGGGTATCTCAACTTTTTCCAATAAATACAAATACCGCCAGATGCTTGTGGAAAAAGATATCACGGTATATTCTTTCTGCGAACATCACTTTTTACCCATCATAGGAAGAGCACATGTTGCCTACATCTCCAACGGAGAAGTAA
This portion of the Chryseobacterium arthrosphaerae genome encodes:
- the folE gene encoding GTP cyclohydrolase I FolE, which codes for MVDFTDNDDDIFTGKEHTPIRKDAFDKSPQEKIEKITELFGEIMETLGLDMTDDSLKDSPKRVAKMYVNEIFGGLLPENKPGISTFSNKYKYRQMLVEKDITVYSFCEHHFLPIIGRAHVAYISNGEVIGLSKINRIVDYYAKRPQVQERLTMQVVDALKEALGTKDVACIIDAKHLCVNCRGIKDTASSTITAELSGIFRTNPITRQEFLHYVGSHAKLDY